The Humulus lupulus chromosome 4, drHumLupu1.1, whole genome shotgun sequence genome has a window encoding:
- the LOC133829388 gene encoding uncharacterized protein LOC133829388 translates to MSKQEPKSLGCLLELSWNGQKSLSLKGATRKFLEDGDKVIITGFCKWHLNLGRIIENNLNWRRLVNLGLHQQRLMKMAKRLTFIFLYMSFLRTGNQILVSCRL, encoded by the exons ATGTCCAAACAGGAGCCAAAGTCCTTGGGATGCTTGTTAGAGTTGTCATGGAATGGACAGAAGTCACTCTCATTGAAAGGGGCAACCCGTAAATTCCTAGAAGATGGTGATAAAGTTATCATCACTGGTTTTTGCAAG TGGCATTTAAATCTTGGGAGGATCATAGAAAACAACTTGAATTGGAGAAGGCTCGTAAATCTGGGCTTGCACCAACAGAGGTTGATGAAGATGGCAAAGAGATTAACTTTCATATTCCTCTATATGTCATTTTTGAGAACCG GAAATCAAATCCTTGTTTCCTGCCGATTGTAG